The genomic interval ACGATCCGCTACGGCCTCGACGACGTTCCTCCACCGGGAAGAACCGGGGTGTTCGCGCTGCAGCACGTGCTGACGATGTTCGGGTCGACGGTGGCGGTGCCGCTGCTGCTGGCCGGGCCGCTGGGGCTGGACACGGCGGGGACGGCTCTGCTCATCAGCAGCGTCATGCTCTGCTCGGGCGTGGCGACGCTGCTGCAGTCGACGTTCGGGTCGCGCCTGCCGCTGATCCAGGGCGTGAGCTTCTCGCACCTGGGGCCGTTCCTGGCGATCATCGCCGGCGTCGCGGCCACCGGCGACGCCTCGCCCGGCGCCGCGATGCCGTGGATCGCCGGGGCGATCATCGGCGGGGCGCTGGTGGAGATGGGCATCGGCTTCAGCGGGCTGATGGGCCAGGTCCGCAAGGTGCTCTCCCCGGTGGTCGTCGGTCCGGTCATCACGCTGATCGGCCTGGCGCTCTACCAGGCCGGCGCCCCCGTCGCGTCGCAGGACTGGCCGATCGCCGTGCTGACGATCGCGCTGATCGTGCTCTTCGCTTTCGTGCTCGCGCGGAAGACGCACCCGGCGGCGAGCCTCTTCGCGATGTTCCCGATGCTGCTGGCGATCCTCACCGCCGTGGCGGTGTGCGCGCTGCTGACCCTCGCCGGCGTCTACGGCTCGGATCATCCCGCCCGGCCCGACCTCTCGGCCTTCCGCGAAGCGGATTGGGTGCGGACCACGACGCTGGTGCTGCCCTGGGGCGTGCCTCAGTTCTCGCTGGGCTTCTTCGTGGCGATCCTGGCCGGTTACCTCGGCTCGATGATCGAGAGCTTCGGCGACTACCACGCGGTGAAGCAGGCCAGCGGCGCCGGCAACCCGACGCCCAGGGAGATCAGCCGCGGCATCGGGTTCGAGGGCGTTGGCTGCGCGATCACGGGCCTGCTCGGCGGCTTCTCGTCCACGAGCTACAGCGAGAACGTCGGGCTGGTCGGGCTCACGGGCGTCGCCAGCCGGCGGGTCGTGCAGGTGGCGGCGGTGATCCTGGTCCTGCTGGGCGTCTTCGGCAAGTTCGGCGCCCTCGCCGCCGCGATCCCCGGCCCGGTCGTGGGCGGCCTGTACTGCGCCATGTTCGGCCTGATCGCCGCCGTGGGCATCCGCCAGTTCGCCCGCTGCGACCTCTCCAGCGACCGCAACCTGTTCATCGGCGGCTTCGCGCTGTTCATGGGTTTGAGCGTGCCGTACTACTTCGCCAACGGCGGCAGCGACGCCGTCACTACCGCCCTGCCCGCGTGGGCCGCCGGCCTCGTCAACGCCCTGGGCTCCACCGGCATGGCCGTCGGCGCCATCCTCGGCTTGTTGCTCGACAACCTCGTCCCCGGAACGGACCGCGAGCGTGGTTTGGTGGAGGAAGCGTCGTGAGGAGGAAAAGAAC from Phycisphaera mikurensis NBRC 102666 carries:
- a CDS encoding uracil-xanthine permease family protein; translated protein: MTTPRTIRYGLDDVPPPGRTGVFALQHVLTMFGSTVAVPLLLAGPLGLDTAGTALLISSVMLCSGVATLLQSTFGSRLPLIQGVSFSHLGPFLAIIAGVAATGDASPGAAMPWIAGAIIGGALVEMGIGFSGLMGQVRKVLSPVVVGPVITLIGLALYQAGAPVASQDWPIAVLTIALIVLFAFVLARKTHPAASLFAMFPMLLAILTAVAVCALLTLAGVYGSDHPARPDLSAFREADWVRTTTLVLPWGVPQFSLGFFVAILAGYLGSMIESFGDYHAVKQASGAGNPTPREISRGIGFEGVGCAITGLLGGFSSTSYSENVGLVGLTGVASRRVVQVAAVILVLLGVFGKFGALAAAIPGPVVGGLYCAMFGLIAAVGIRQFARCDLSSDRNLFIGGFALFMGLSVPYYFANGGSDAVTTALPAWAAGLVNALGSTGMAVGAILGLLLDNLVPGTDRERGLVEEAS